The following proteins are encoded in a genomic region of Xanthomonas cassavae CFBP 4642:
- the folE2 gene encoding GTP cyclohydrolase FolE2 — MSATLPDVAVSEPSTLSAPLRWVGMHDIAIPVRLDEAEPGATVGARASVQVDLPRPELKGIHMSRLYRLLDRQLEQPVSPAMVSQLLQALIDSHADCGSRAARVSLAFEVMLRTPALLSEGLAGWRAYPVRLEAQCRAGQCHLQVQIDVLYASTCPCSAALSRQLLSDAFLQQHAGRETLKRENVAQWLRVNGSHATPHSQRSIAQVRVDLLARQQRLEIRELIGVCDRALATPVQAAVRRIDEQAFARLNGANLMYVEDAARRLRQALAERYAAFHVAVRHLESLHAHDAVAETGSDGHDTHSVAS; from the coding sequence ATGTCCGCCACGCTTCCCGATGTTGCCGTTTCCGAACCGTCCACGTTGAGCGCACCGCTGCGCTGGGTGGGCATGCACGACATTGCCATTCCTGTGCGCCTGGACGAGGCCGAGCCCGGTGCAACCGTGGGCGCGCGCGCCAGCGTGCAGGTGGATCTGCCGCGGCCCGAATTGAAGGGCATCCATATGTCGCGGTTGTACCGCTTGCTGGACCGGCAGCTGGAACAGCCGGTCTCGCCGGCGATGGTGTCGCAGTTGCTGCAGGCCTTGATCGACAGCCATGCCGATTGCGGCAGTCGTGCCGCGCGGGTCTCGCTGGCGTTCGAGGTGATGCTGCGGACCCCGGCCCTGTTGAGCGAGGGCCTGGCGGGGTGGCGCGCGTACCCGGTGCGTCTGGAGGCGCAGTGCAGGGCAGGGCAATGCCATCTGCAGGTGCAGATCGATGTGCTGTACGCCTCCACCTGCCCATGTTCGGCCGCCTTGTCGCGGCAATTGCTGAGCGATGCCTTCCTGCAGCAGCATGCCGGACGCGAGACGCTGAAGCGAGAAAACGTGGCGCAATGGCTGCGGGTCAATGGCTCGCATGCCACACCGCACAGCCAGCGCAGCATCGCGCAGGTGCGGGTGGACCTGCTTGCCCGCCAGCAGCGTCTGGAGATTCGCGAGCTGATCGGCGTGTGCGATCGCGCACTGGCCACGCCGGTGCAGGCAGCGGTGCGGCGCATCGACGAGCAGGCCTTCGCCCGCTTGAATGGCGCCAACCTCATGTATGTCGAAGATGCTGCACGACGTCTGCGTCAGGCGCTGGCCGAGCGCTATGCGGCATTTCATGTGGCGGTACGCCATCTCGAAAGCCTGCATGCCCACGATGCGGTCGCCGAAACCGGCAGCGACGGACATGACACGCATTCGGTTGCCAGCTGA